The following DNA comes from Chelmon rostratus isolate fCheRos1 chromosome 20, fCheRos1.pri, whole genome shotgun sequence.
AGTACTATTTTTATGGGTTTCAAAATCAAAACTCCAATCCATGTCTTAAAAGTTTCTGTGTTCATTAAACCTCAAACACACCTGGAGCCAAACTGCACAAGTACTGCTTCGTCTTTTTCCCTTAAATTGGACAAAGTCAAGGTTGGAATGTCTGTATTAGTTGCTCACCATCAGTTGTGTCATGTATAGTTTACTGAACGTGTCCATCTTCTGTTCACAGCTACCGGTCCATTCTTCAGCTGGTAAAGCCGTGGTACGATGAGGTCAAAGATTACTCTTTTCCATATCCCCGCGACTGCAACCCTCGATGCCCTCTCAGATGCTATGGACCCATGTGCACCCattacacacaggtacacagacGACTATCAGTGTTACGTGTGAGGCTGTCAAAATGGTCTAACGGTGGCAGTAATTGATGGTGGTGATCTGTCTTTTTTGCAGATGGTGTGGGCAACATCCAACAAAGTAGGCTGTGCTGTTCACACATGCCACAATATGAATGTATGGGGCTCAGTGTGGAAGCGGGCAACATATTTAGTTTGCAACTACTCACCAAAGTAAGTAAAGTTGGTAAACTGACCGTTACCTGTATGGCCCCCTTTGACCATCTAGTGTAGTGTAAATTACAGGCTGAAAGGAAGCCCGTTAATTCTAATGAACCTGTTAACCTGATGACGATAGGGTGACGACAGGCTTAATCCCGACACAGACCGCTCTGTTCTGTGCTGAGTTGTGAAATGCCACCCATGTTGCCGGGAGATTCAGATAACCCCGATACAAGGCTGTGAACCGGTACTGCATTACCAAAGCTCCGGAGACccaagaaacagaagaaaaaaatctcaaaaaaatTCCAGGAATTAAAGTGTGTGGGCTTGTGACTGACTTGTGACCTCGGTTCTTTAATCCCACTGGTTTGAGACATAAGAGTAACAGGCTCGGGACGCTGATGACCTAGTTTAGCTTTAATAAGCGTAGCCTTCGTTTTTCAGACACAAGCCTTTTCACACAACTTGAATCTGCATGGtgtcaaaatatattttaacttGCTTCTGATGACATGCTGATGATGGTGGTATTTCCAGTGGATCTCAAGGTCCATTTGGttgctgttctggagcttttgatcacatcacatgatcttcatcagtaATGGTAGATgttcaaattttcatttttcttcaaagAACTGTGAAGGCCTTTGggaaaactcttttttttatttttatttccagatTAATATAGTGCGATATGATTGAGAACAGCTTCTCAATAGACATTAAtatgagattgttttgtcaacttGTGCGTTAACATCACAAATTGATCATCTTTTATGTACTTCTACATTTTAGGCCTTTTTAGACAGGAGAGATACACTGATTTAAgttaaatttgtatttaaaaacaaacattgcatTGCAACATGCATTGACACTGTCCATGTTTTAGGGGTAACTGGATCGGAGAGGCTCCCTACAAAGTAGGCGTACCCTGCTCCGCCTGCCCTCCCAGCTACGGGGGCTCCTGCAGCAACAACATGTGCTTCCCTGCTCTCAAGACAAACTACCTGCACTGGTTCAAATAAACACAGGTTTCCTCTCAACATAAGCTGACAACCTACAGTACCACAGAGACATTATTTTCATCCCGTAAGGATTTGCACAACAGCCGTGGACCACGCTATTTTGTATATATGGGCTTATTTAAAGACTCAAACATAcatttgaaggcagcagacGATTTAGTATTGATGACTtgtaaataaactgtaaattaatttcatttgtaTCAGAATTGCTATCACTATTTTTAATTGATGAAATATAATTTATGTGTGGGAGTGGGTGCTTAAACACAGTATATACTGAATGTGGTGCTGCATAAACTTCCGTTTTCACTATGCCATTGACAATGTGGTAATTAAGGACATAACAACATCATAGCTGCTCTTACCTGCTCACTTTGGTGCTACAGGCATCACACCTTCATGTTGTGTGCTCTGCCTTCACAGGAATGTTGTGATATAAAGATCAAAGCTTTTGACCTCAGAGGGTAAAACCTGCACGGGCGGTGTCAGCTTTGTAGCTGCTGTAGGTACAACACTCTTCATGCTCAAGTCTGTTATGATTTTCATTCCTGTCCTGCAACAAATTGGCAAAAATTTGTTGACAAAAGTGCACTTACTGTAAACTGGGAATATATGACAGAAGGAACATGCATCAGTTAGACTGGAGGGTCCTCATTTGAAGGCCTGTTCTCGGCATAGATGATGCCTCTGTTGTCAAAAGCCGTGCTTTTTTCAGCATCTGCAGTTTCAGTCTGCACCGATTTTGTTGTGTTTCGTTACAGGTGTTTCATACCTCGAGACATTTCACAGGTTTCATTCATATTTCCTGTAATATTTATGCTAAAGAGTGCACATACAAGAAATCTGACCCACACATCTGTTTTATAATCATATTTGTACACAGTATATTGGTATATACCAGTATATTGATATATCGGACAAATCCATTGTTTATACTTTGATATGATCACTGATGTAGTTGGTTTTTGGAGTTAGGCACTCAAGTGCACCTTAATTGTTTGTAAATTTCCAAAATAGCaggaaattattattttttgtacCTGTAGATAATCATCATACCGTGACTATCTTAAAAAAAGTATACTGTAagttattcatttttatatgggaagaaatatttaattgctagtaattttttttattgttttgtaaaaGGATTGTAAATATATCTGAATGATTAACAAGTACTGAAGATGGTTCATTTGCATGTCAACTTGTATACTGTTGAAGATTTCCTCTAATGTAGATTCACTTGGTGCATTTCTATGAACGACGCACTAGCATGATTTAGCTAGCGAATGGCTCAACACTTTAAACTTGGCAGAATTTCTTTTCGAATTTGGACAGTTTCTTAGTACAGTCCAACACCGAGAAGAACATATCATCAGCATAATGGAGAACATttacaagataaaaaaaacacacaaaatgttgcCATGGATAAGTTTGGTGGGGAATAACGCATTAAAATAGGAAAGATTTTCCGCACTGACTGTATTTAAatcaacattaacaacaagCTGTTTGTGCAATGAACTGcgcttttcctgttttgttttgtatttgtaataaATTTGTCTATTttgattgtgttatttttttggtttgtacATTTCAACCCATGTCTTCCCTCAGGTCAAAACAGTACCATTGTCcattgtctgtgctgtgttgtctgAGCTTCTCCTCGTGTCTGACATTGATAAGAGTTTCTGCCCAAAGTGTCAGTCCAGCTCTTTGATTCtcagttttcactttcagttaAAACCCTGCCATTTGCGAAGTCCCACATCCTGCGTATCAAAGGCTGAGAGGTAGAAGAGAAAACATACTGCGGCTACATCTGAATCCTAGTAAGAGAAGGTTGACTTTGGCCCCGTCTGTCCAATGAACAGACAACTGATAGGGTTTCAGGAGACCCTCTTGTTTGAGTTTGTCCAATGAAACCATTGACCTTattgagagggagagacagggagcagAGTAGAATGCtagaagcagaaagagacagaatgtgTGTCACCACCAGACATACTGACTAGACTGGGCAAGGAAAAAGACATTTACTTGCACAAAAGCTTCAAGATTTTGTGCAGATGAT
Coding sequences within:
- the pi15a gene encoding peptidase inhibitor 15-A, which produces MKPQLFAIDLILLCISCGASALATSIPALSTSNFTNPGAARSYGTDAAALSKSRRKRYISQNDMLAILDYHNKVRGKVFPPASNMEYMVWDDTLAKTAEDWAHACLWEHGPPNLLRFLGQNLSVRTGRYRSILQLVKPWYDEVKDYSFPYPRDCNPRCPLRCYGPMCTHYTQMVWATSNKVGCAVHTCHNMNVWGSVWKRATYLVCNYSPKGNWIGEAPYKVGVPCSACPPSYGGSCSNNMCFPALKTNYLHWFK